GTCAAGAAGGCGGCAATGGCAATGAGATATGCCCCCCGCTGATACAGTGAAGCTGCCAGGGGAAAGGCTACAAAGGCGGGCAGGATTGTCACCGAACCAATGATTGCGCCAAGCAAACCACTAAGAGCAACGCTGCCACTGCCAAGAATTTTGGTGATAATGTGGGGAGGCACCCAAGCAAGGAACAGGCCAATTAGGGCTAGTATCCCCACAATTTCGATACCGGTCTTGAAAAACAAGCCCTTGGCCATCTTAAGACTCTGTTTAGTTTTCTTCTTATCCTTCCACGCAGAGATCAAAAGGGCTACTAGGGCGATCCCGATTAATATTATGGTATTCAAGCTAACCATCCTCCAATGAGTGAGCACTCATTCATTAAGAACCAAAAAAACACCTATCCCATCAAACCAGTCAAAATGAAGGAGCTAACCTTCTTTACGACATCTTCCACCTCCCATTCTTCTTGTGTGTGGACCAACTGAAATGTGACCGCATGGATACTCCCAAGGGCTAGGCTACCAGCCAGGAATGGATCGTCAATGGGGTTTGGGCATGATAGAAACATTCTGGACAACTGCTCTGCTAGATCAGATCGGTAGTTTCGTACCGGAGCCAGTTCCTCTTTTACCGATGTGGTCATCTCCTGCATGAGTAAACGGGCTAAGTTGGGGTTCTCCAGTACATCCTGAAAGTGGATGCGCAAGAACTTTTCGAGTTTCGCCTGTAGACTCATTTTAGATA
This region of Limnochordia bacterium genomic DNA includes:
- a CDS encoding TetR/AcrR family transcriptional regulator, which encodes MEDKKKVILKAATCLIAEKGFHETTTSNIAKEAQVAVGTIYNYFSTKEDILGQIFALAYTRRAQTLEEVTLSKMSLQAKLEKFLRIHFQDVLENPNLARLLMQEMTTSVKEELAPVRNYRSDLAEQLSRMFLSCPNPIDDPFLAGSLALGSIHAVTFQLVHTQEEWEVEDVVKKVSSFILTGLMG
- a CDS encoding permease; translated protein: MNTIILIGIALVALLISAWKDKKKTKQSLKMAKGLFFKTGIEIVGILALIGLFLAWVPPHIITKILGSGSVALSGLLGAIIGSVTILPAFVAFPLAASLYQRGAYLIAIAAFLTTLTMVGFATLPIETKHFGKKFAYIRNGLSFGLALLIALGMVIIL